The following are encoded together in the Bacillota bacterium genome:
- a CDS encoding site-2 protease family protein yields the protein MNGGIRLGRIYGIEISLDYSWFLIFAIITFALSFSLFPQLIPGLTPVAYIAIGIVTSLLFFGSVLFHELMHSVIAIRNGIKIEGIRLMIFGGVSRITEEPPTPGIEFKMAVAGPLSSIGLGVIFIAIYLGLRQVVGPVGIAAFWLGYVNIILGVFNLLPGFPLDGGRVLRSAIWYFTGSLVRSTSIAAAVGRGIAYAMIFIGIIGPFIGVFTLIWFVLLGWYLLRAAQAEYQEVVYHEALEGVKVGEIMTENPETVSPEITIEEMVRDHFARHNWVAYPVVKNEQVMGMITIHSIENLPREDWVSTRVGDVMRPASSRIIIAPEADVFSILPKLVTQAEGRMLVVKDGRLAGILTSTDVRRAVIRKLHIEETGRPAA from the coding sequence ATGAACGGTGGCATAAGGCTCGGAAGGATTTATGGTATCGAGATAAGTCTGGACTACAGCTGGTTCTTGATATTTGCGATAATAACATTTGCCCTGTCTTTCTCCCTCTTTCCGCAATTGATTCCGGGATTAACTCCAGTTGCTTATATAGCAATTGGCATAGTCACGTCTCTTCTTTTCTTTGGATCGGTTCTTTTTCATGAACTGATGCATTCAGTTATAGCGATAAGAAACGGGATTAAGATAGAAGGCATAAGGCTTATGATCTTTGGTGGCGTATCAAGGATAACAGAGGAACCGCCAACTCCAGGAATAGAATTTAAGATGGCGGTTGCAGGGCCTCTAAGCAGCATAGGGCTTGGGGTAATTTTTATCGCTATCTACTTAGGGTTACGTCAGGTTGTTGGCCCAGTTGGCATAGCAGCATTCTGGCTCGGTTACGTTAACATTATTCTTGGTGTGTTCAATCTACTGCCCGGTTTTCCGCTTGATGGTGGAAGGGTATTGCGGTCGGCAATATGGTATTTTACAGGAAGCCTGGTGCGCTCCACGAGTATTGCTGCGGCCGTAGGGCGAGGTATCGCATATGCAATGATATTTATCGGCATTATTGGGCCCTTTATAGGTGTCTTTACGCTAATATGGTTTGTGCTTCTTGGGTGGTATTTACTGCGTGCGGCGCAGGCAGAGTACCAGGAAGTTGTCTATCACGAGGCTCTTGAAGGTGTAAAAGTTGGGGAAATCATGACCGAGAATCCGGAAACCGTAAGCCCTGAAATCACAATAGAGGAGATGGTAAGAGACCACTTTGCAAGGCATAACTGGGTGGCTTATCCAGTTGTTAAAAATGAACAGGTTATGGGCATGATAACTATTCACAGTATTGAAAACCTGCCGCGTGAAGATTGGGTAAGCACTCGTGTAGGCGATGTTATGCGCCCGGCATCTTCAAGAATAATAATTGCTCCAGAAGCGGACGTCTTCAGTATCTTACCAAAACTGGTTACCCAGGCGGAGGGTCGTATGCTCGTAGTAAAGGACGGAAGGCTGGCGGGAATATTGACGAGCACCGATGTTAGGAGGGCTGTAATAAGGAAGCTTCATATCGAAGAAACCGGTAGGCCGGCTGCTTAA
- a CDS encoding phosphoenolpyruvate carboxykinase (ATP), with amino-acid sequence MIESPFYANSVRKTTIPELYELAKKQPEVIVTSHPFHKPEQFGLPSDAKVLVSNDGGIVGRTARARRIIRQMSKKEKGEFQRILSEAIYQLNKREGLWLEAIVGLHPNFSIKANLLSPATDAKNMFDWGVNFAPCIEPWISIYNNAKEMEEPDILVLADPEWRHPDFPDSLVIIDEDENCAALLGLRYFGERKKGTLTMAWTIGTRQNMVACHGGIKAIGDKPPIAVFGLSGSGKSSLTNSLDHGGTLNENEKVTVVHDDAFLIDLDADFTVALEPSLFDKTDAVKFKDPIIKYFYSAQNVGVTQLNGERLIIAEDIRNDNGRCIKSRDMFNHSNYCGRPGSVIWLQKDPSLPPVSKVNDIDLAVAMGASLSTMRARGVENVPPEELEKLVIEPFANPFRVHPLMVDCQQFRKLFKLGTDCYVMNTHAFGLPGKEIDITLQLSLSILTAIARGAIEWTEWEHFHGLLIPANGAELFGADYDDKYKPQSDIDYIKFLRRRMQDRITYLSNKRDLEGEMENMFIDPLIAARVRIDDMLKPQV; translated from the coding sequence ATGATTGAAAGCCCATTTTACGCTAATTCTGTAAGAAAAACGACAATTCCAGAGCTTTATGAGCTGGCGAAGAAGCAGCCGGAAGTTATAGTGACGTCACACCCTTTCCACAAGCCGGAGCAATTCGGCCTTCCCTCCGATGCAAAGGTACTTGTATCAAACGACGGGGGAATCGTAGGGCGTACAGCTAGAGCAAGGCGAATCATAAGGCAGATGAGTAAAAAGGAGAAGGGCGAGTTTCAGCGCATCCTTAGTGAAGCGATATATCAGCTCAACAAGCGTGAAGGATTGTGGCTTGAGGCGATTGTTGGTCTTCATCCAAACTTCTCAATAAAAGCCAACCTCTTAAGCCCTGCAACAGATGCGAAAAACATGTTTGACTGGGGAGTCAACTTTGCTCCCTGCATAGAACCATGGATAAGTATTTATAACAATGCTAAAGAAATGGAAGAGCCAGACATCTTAGTGCTTGCCGACCCTGAGTGGCGGCATCCTGACTTTCCCGACAGCCTGGTCATCATCGACGAAGACGAGAACTGTGCTGCACTTCTTGGGCTTCGCTATTTCGGTGAGAGAAAGAAGGGGACTTTAACCATGGCCTGGACCATAGGAACTAGACAGAATATGGTCGCATGTCATGGTGGCATAAAAGCTATTGGGGATAAGCCGCCAATCGCGGTATTTGGGCTCTCCGGATCAGGTAAATCCTCTTTAACAAATAGTCTTGACCATGGCGGGACGCTAAATGAGAATGAGAAAGTAACGGTTGTTCACGATGATGCATTCTTAATCGATCTTGATGCGGATTTTACAGTCGCACTTGAGCCAAGCCTTTTCGATAAAACCGACGCAGTTAAATTTAAAGACCCAATCATCAAATACTTCTACTCCGCGCAAAATGTCGGAGTCACACAACTCAATGGTGAGCGGCTCATTATCGCTGAAGACATCAGGAACGACAATGGGCGCTGCATTAAATCGCGGGACATGTTTAATCACAGCAACTATTGCGGTCGGCCAGGAAGCGTTATTTGGCTTCAAAAAGACCCATCCCTCCCGCCAGTCAGCAAGGTCAATGACATCGACCTCGCAGTTGCCATGGGGGCATCGCTCAGTACTATGCGCGCCAGAGGAGTTGAAAACGTACCTCCCGAAGAACTTGAGAAATTGGTTATCGAGCCTTTTGCAAATCCGTTCAGAGTCCATCCACTTATGGTTGATTGCCAGCAGTTTAGAAAGCTATTTAAGCTTGGCACTGATTGTTACGTTATGAACACACATGCCTTCGGTTTGCCCGGCAAGGAAATCGACATTACTTTACAGCTGTCTCTTTCTATCTTAACGGCCATAGCAAGAGGGGCGATAGAGTGGACAGAATGGGAACATTTTCATGGGCTTTTAATACCGGCAAACGGAGCCGAGCTCTTTGGCGCAGATTATGACGATAAGTACAAGCCTCAGAGCGATATTGACTACATCAAATTCCTGAGAAGGAGAATGCAGGATCGAATCACATACCTCTCCAACAAGCGAGACCTTGAGGGCGAAATGGAAAATATGTTTATCGACCCGCTTATAGCAGCAAGGGTACGTATTGACGATATGTTAAAGCCGCAGGTCTAA
- a CDS encoding 4Fe-4S cluster-binding domain-containing protein, which yields MTPSYLELHKQGLLEKRAQEAIKRLGSCNLCPWLCKIDRTGADANGTCRTGRYAKIASYNSHFGEESSLVGWGGSGTIFFSSCNMHCVFCQNYEISQLREGHTVNAEQLAEIMLKLQEVGCHNINFVSPSHVVAQILEALVIAAERGLTIPLVYNTGGYDSIPTLRLLDGVIDIYMPDIKYMDAATALLLSGVKGYPQVVKAAITEMHRQVGDLVIDDNGVAVRGLLVRHLVLPENLAGTADAMEFLAKKISRQTCVNVMDQYYPSHKASKYPPMDRRITQDEFENAVSDAKKAGLRIL from the coding sequence TTGACTCCAAGCTATTTAGAGCTTCATAAACAAGGATTGCTTGAGAAAAGAGCGCAAGAAGCGATTAAGCGTCTTGGTTCATGCAATCTTTGCCCCTGGCTTTGCAAGATCGATAGAACCGGTGCAGATGCAAATGGAACCTGCAGAACCGGTCGATATGCAAAAATCGCAAGCTATAATTCGCATTTTGGAGAAGAAAGCTCACTTGTTGGATGGGGTGGGTCTGGCACAATATTTTTTAGCTCATGCAATATGCACTGTGTATTCTGCCAAAACTACGAGATAAGCCAGCTTCGTGAAGGTCATACGGTAAATGCTGAGCAGCTCGCCGAGATTATGCTAAAACTTCAAGAGGTAGGGTGTCATAATATAAACTTTGTATCCCCAAGTCATGTGGTTGCGCAAATCCTTGAGGCACTCGTAATTGCAGCAGAACGGGGATTGACCATTCCACTGGTCTACAACACGGGCGGCTACGACAGTATCCCTACGCTAAGGCTTCTTGATGGCGTTATCGATATCTACATGCCAGATATCAAGTACATGGATGCTGCCACGGCTTTACTTCTCTCCGGAGTGAAAGGATATCCTCAAGTTGTAAAGGCTGCAATAACTGAGATGCATCGCCAGGTAGGCGATCTGGTTATCGACGATAACGGAGTTGCAGTGCGTGGCCTTCTAGTGCGTCATTTGGTATTACCCGAAAACTTAGCCGGTACAGCAGATGCAATGGAATTCTTAGCCAAGAAAATATCGAGGCAAACTTGCGTGAATGTAATGGATCAGTATTATCCCAGCCACAAAGCTTCGAAATACCCGCCAATGGATAGAAGAATAACGCAAGATGAGTTTGAAAACGCTGTGTCTGATGCAAAAAAAGCAGGTTTAAGGATACTTTAA
- a CDS encoding cation-transporting P-type ATPase: MAAQWQISSEGPISQLLQSLKTDPDRGLTTDEARKRLAQYGPNRLVEPKQVTFIDIFWEEVREPLILLLLVIAVLYSIWGNFGDFLTIVFVVAALVFAEVYNEYRAKRSISALQKLSAPLALVIRDGRPQEIKTEDLVPGDILLLRVGERVQADARLVESYGLEVDESALTGESVPVIKDSLGFVPGTAPLAEQKNKVFAGTVITRGRGKAAVIATGMNTELGRITGLVREAKEPKTPLQLAMRELSGYLIWVAVGFSLFIPVAGILQGRPLRDMVLTGLSLAFATVPEEMPIIITMVLGLGALQLAQRHALVKRLRAAETLGSVTLIATDKTGTLTENHMLVSLISTDSKITEFTKSPLAQLTQEDTKLLEIGVLINDAVLERSEDGLSYMGDPTDVALVEASAAANQNPEEVRHRYRLVNEFSFDQVTKLMSGVFERGGRLYVFAKGAPESILDRSVRYDSEGQTKPMTPDRKREVLSHVSAMAQNGLRVIAFAYKKLTHDRYISREAVESGLTFVGIVGLLDPPRQDVPQAIAKSKHAGIRVIMITGDYAVTAEAISKMVGIDTDARVVTSEDLKRMSDEELGLIVKNTSVFARITPADKLRIIRAEQRNGEIVAVTGDGINDAPALSQANIGIAMGETGTDVAREAADMVLTDDNFATIAFAVRGGRRIFDNLRKGVRYYLAVKTGLITIFLLPIILGVDLPFAPIQIIVLELFMDLGASAAFVAEPEARDIMDRPPRDPKERFMNRAMISGIITGGLVLFVAVTSVFLYVKSSTGNSTVAQTSAFATWIFTHIFLAFNMRSDSDPLMKLGLFSNKPMVIWALAAIGLVVFAVLTPFLHPALKLAYLSAGEWILAIGAAFISTFWMEVRKMIS; the protein is encoded by the coding sequence GTGGCTGCACAGTGGCAGATCTCATCAGAAGGACCGATATCGCAACTATTGCAATCGCTAAAGACCGATCCGGATAGGGGTCTTACAACGGATGAGGCGCGGAAAAGGCTTGCGCAATACGGGCCGAATCGGCTGGTTGAGCCCAAGCAGGTTACGTTTATTGATATATTCTGGGAAGAAGTTAGAGAGCCGCTGATATTGTTACTACTGGTCATAGCGGTTCTCTATAGTATTTGGGGTAATTTTGGAGATTTCTTAACCATTGTTTTTGTCGTCGCTGCTCTTGTTTTTGCCGAGGTCTACAACGAGTACCGTGCAAAAAGATCAATTTCCGCGCTGCAGAAATTATCTGCCCCATTAGCGCTCGTAATCCGAGATGGGCGCCCGCAAGAGATAAAAACCGAAGACCTGGTACCGGGAGATATCCTTTTGCTTAGAGTTGGCGAGCGTGTCCAGGCAGACGCAAGGCTTGTCGAATCCTATGGTCTTGAGGTAGATGAGTCAGCTCTTACAGGTGAGTCCGTTCCAGTTATAAAGGATTCGCTTGGATTTGTCCCGGGAACAGCTCCGCTTGCTGAACAAAAGAATAAGGTATTTGCCGGCACAGTTATTACAAGAGGTCGGGGAAAAGCGGCAGTAATTGCAACTGGTATGAATACAGAACTTGGTCGTATCACGGGTCTTGTTCGCGAAGCCAAAGAACCAAAAACGCCTTTGCAATTGGCCATGCGGGAACTCTCCGGCTATCTTATTTGGGTTGCGGTCGGCTTTAGCTTGTTTATTCCTGTAGCCGGAATTCTTCAGGGACGTCCGCTCAGGGACATGGTGCTTACCGGGCTGAGCCTTGCATTTGCAACAGTTCCTGAAGAAATGCCCATAATTATAACCATGGTCTTGGGACTTGGAGCACTTCAACTCGCCCAGCGCCATGCCCTGGTAAAACGGTTGAGGGCTGCTGAGACGCTAGGTAGCGTTACTCTAATTGCGACGGATAAGACCGGTACGCTTACTGAGAACCATATGCTGGTATCCCTAATCTCGACCGATAGTAAGATTACTGAATTTACAAAATCACCGCTTGCTCAGCTTACCCAGGAGGATACAAAGCTTCTTGAGATAGGCGTACTGATCAATGATGCGGTTTTAGAGCGATCAGAAGATGGTTTGAGCTATATGGGTGATCCAACCGATGTTGCATTGGTCGAAGCATCGGCTGCGGCTAACCAAAATCCAGAGGAAGTTCGTCACCGGTATCGGTTGGTAAACGAGTTTAGCTTTGACCAAGTTACCAAGTTAATGTCTGGGGTATTTGAGAGAGGCGGCAGGTTGTATGTTTTTGCAAAAGGCGCTCCCGAATCTATCCTTGATAGGTCAGTTAGATATGATTCTGAAGGCCAGACAAAGCCAATGACTCCCGATAGAAAAAGGGAGGTGCTCTCGCATGTTAGTGCAATGGCTCAAAATGGCTTGCGCGTAATCGCTTTTGCATATAAGAAACTCACGCATGATAGGTACATTTCAAGAGAAGCGGTGGAGAGCGGGCTTACTTTTGTTGGTATTGTCGGGCTTTTAGACCCGCCACGGCAGGATGTGCCTCAGGCGATTGCTAAGAGCAAGCATGCAGGCATACGTGTGATAATGATTACTGGCGATTATGCTGTTACCGCTGAAGCGATATCCAAAATGGTGGGAATCGATACTGATGCAAGGGTGGTAACGAGCGAAGATTTAAAACGCATGAGCGATGAGGAGCTTGGGCTGATAGTAAAGAATACATCTGTTTTTGCCCGAATAACGCCGGCTGATAAGCTCAGAATTATTCGGGCTGAACAGAGAAATGGAGAGATAGTTGCGGTTACTGGTGATGGCATTAATGATGCCCCTGCACTTAGTCAGGCTAATATCGGTATCGCGATGGGAGAGACCGGCACCGACGTTGCGCGTGAAGCAGCGGATATGGTTCTTACCGATGATAATTTCGCTACCATCGCATTTGCAGTACGCGGCGGAAGAAGAATATTTGATAACCTGCGAAAAGGAGTTCGCTACTACCTTGCGGTAAAGACAGGCCTGATCACAATATTTCTACTGCCAATTATTCTTGGGGTCGATTTGCCTTTCGCACCGATACAAATAATTGTTCTAGAGTTATTTATGGACCTTGGAGCATCGGCTGCATTCGTCGCAGAGCCTGAGGCACGAGACATTATGGATAGGCCACCGCGCGACCCAAAAGAGCGATTTATGAACCGAGCGATGATCAGCGGCATCATAACCGGTGGGCTTGTCCTATTTGTTGCTGTAACAAGCGTATTTTTGTACGTTAAAAGCAGTACAGGTAATAGCACTGTGGCCCAGACTTCGGCTTTTGCAACCTGGATTTTTACCCATATCTTTCTGGCCTTTAATATGAGGTCGGATTCAGATCCGCTAATGAAGCTGGGCCTTTTTAGCAATAAGCCGATGGTCATATGGGCATTGGCGGCAATCGGTCTGGTAGTATTTGCAGTGCTGACGCCGTTTCTTCACCCTGCGCTTAAACTTGCCTATCTTTCAGCAGGTGAATGGATTCTTGCGATTGGCGCCGCCTTTATCTCTACCTTCTGGATGGAAGTGAGAAAAATGATCTCTTAA
- a CDS encoding glycosyltransferase family 39 protein: MSRNIAYVAAAVLLLTMLGMLILDAKSDSATMDEPTHIAAGYTYVNALDYRLNPEHPPLAKDLMGLAVSTMQVKYPFDFFYRHISLEYENGYKFLFHSGNDADAILFRGRLAIISVTVILAIFVFLWSTELNGTMAGLFSLLLFAFDPNIIAHGHLATMDMAISAAFLINLYFIWKYLTKRSKPLLIASGVTAGLALLTKFSALLLLPVYIALILYIATKGHEGDGCRFELKRLKDILAIFTVICLIGFIVFFLGYTINMLHMPSSVQADIINLKLSERTPFLASFLSNIDLRPITYYILGLTMVGNHVAGGHSIFLLGRVTQGVHYYYPVVFVLKSTLPTLILSTLILAFGRRVRSQSRLAEVALISSILVFGAAAIMGKLNLGLRYVLPVYPLLYVYAGKLVNLFKFDSLKQNSGELLHRFGSPKIVLNISLIILGIWQVITCLAISPYHLSYFNEIIGPTRGSQVFSDSNVDWGQDLRRLHKYVEDNEIDRIYIDYFGGSIIEYYFGNKAVKWSGKKSCRPHGWFAISVTNYNLETAQGKYRWLRNYKPYARIGYSILVYKLP; the protein is encoded by the coding sequence TTGAGCCGTAATATCGCTTATGTAGCAGCCGCTGTTTTGCTACTGACCATGCTTGGCATGCTTATATTAGATGCAAAAAGCGACTCCGCAACCATGGACGAACCTACCCATATTGCAGCTGGTTATACTTACGTTAACGCCCTCGACTATCGGCTGAACCCAGAACATCCGCCTCTGGCAAAAGACTTGATGGGTTTGGCCGTTTCAACAATGCAGGTCAAATACCCGTTTGACTTTTTCTACCGCCACATATCGCTAGAATATGAAAATGGTTATAAGTTTCTTTTCCACAGCGGCAACGACGCCGACGCAATTCTATTTCGTGGACGTCTTGCGATTATATCAGTCACAGTTATCCTTGCAATCTTCGTATTTCTCTGGTCAACCGAGCTCAATGGCACAATGGCAGGGCTCTTTTCTCTTTTACTTTTTGCATTTGATCCAAATATAATCGCACATGGTCATTTGGCAACTATGGATATGGCCATATCTGCGGCTTTCTTGATTAATTTATATTTCATCTGGAAATACTTAACAAAACGTTCAAAACCGCTGCTTATTGCCTCTGGTGTAACTGCAGGATTAGCATTACTCACGAAATTTTCGGCGCTTCTGCTGCTACCAGTCTATATAGCGCTCATTTTGTACATCGCTACTAAAGGACATGAAGGCGATGGGTGCCGTTTTGAACTTAAGCGATTAAAAGACATTTTGGCTATATTCACCGTTATATGCCTGATCGGTTTTATCGTTTTTTTTCTTGGCTATACGATTAACATGCTTCATATGCCATCTTCCGTGCAAGCGGATATAATTAATTTAAAGCTTTCCGAGAGAACGCCCTTTTTGGCTTCGTTTCTCTCAAACATTGACTTAAGACCGATAACATATTACATACTCGGCCTTACAATGGTTGGCAACCACGTCGCAGGGGGCCATTCCATATTTTTATTGGGCAGAGTCACTCAAGGTGTTCACTATTACTATCCGGTTGTTTTTGTTCTCAAGAGTACACTGCCCACGCTTATCCTATCTACCTTGATACTTGCGTTTGGAAGGCGAGTTAGATCACAAAGCCGGCTTGCTGAGGTAGCGCTAATAAGCAGCATCCTCGTTTTTGGTGCGGCAGCCATTATGGGTAAACTCAACCTTGGACTCAGGTACGTGCTTCCTGTCTACCCTCTCCTTTATGTATATGCAGGCAAGCTTGTAAACCTATTTAAGTTTGATTCTCTCAAGCAAAACTCTGGTGAGTTACTCCACCGCTTCGGGTCTCCAAAAATTGTCCTTAATATATCGCTTATCATCCTAGGCATATGGCAGGTTATTACCTGTCTTGCCATATCCCCGTATCACCTCTCGTATTTTAACGAGATTATTGGCCCGACCCGTGGAAGTCAAGTGTTCTCTGATTCAAATGTAGATTGGGGTCAGGACCTTAGAAGGCTGCATAAGTATGTCGAGGACAATGAAATCGATCGCATATACATCGATTACTTTGGTGGCAGTATAATAGAATACTACTTTGGGAATAAGGCTGTTAAGTGGAGTGGAAAGAAAAGTTGTAGGCCCCATGGATGGTTTGCAATATCCGTAACCAATTATAACCTCGAAACCGCCCAGGGAAAATACCGCTGGCTACGTAACTATAAACCGTACGCGCGTATAGGATATTCAATACTCGTCTACAAGCTTCCTTGA
- a CDS encoding 2-oxoacid:acceptor oxidoreductase family protein, translated as MIEIRWHGRGGQGVVTAAKVLAAAALDQGKHIQAFPEFGPERRGAPIQAFTRIDNNPIKLFSHVTSPHIIVVLDRTLVGKIPFTEGLVKDGTVIVNCRHSAQHLRDEIGLSYGKVFAVDATTIANETIGRPITNTPMLGALIKATEILNIDAVKQELRAFFGAKLSPKAVQANIDALQRAYEEVHGE; from the coding sequence ATGATAGAGATACGCTGGCATGGCAGAGGCGGCCAGGGTGTGGTAACAGCTGCCAAAGTGCTTGCTGCTGCGGCGCTGGATCAGGGAAAACACATACAGGCATTCCCGGAATTTGGACCGGAACGTCGAGGTGCTCCAATTCAGGCATTTACGCGAATTGACAACAATCCGATTAAGCTGTTCTCACATGTAACCTCACCGCATATTATTGTAGTTCTCGACCGTACGCTTGTCGGCAAAATCCCTTTCACTGAGGGACTCGTCAAAGACGGTACGGTCATTGTCAATTGCCGGCATTCGGCCCAGCACCTTCGTGATGAAATTGGGCTTAGCTACGGCAAAGTATTTGCCGTTGATGCTACAACTATTGCCAATGAAACCATTGGTAGGCCCATTACTAACACGCCTATGCTCGGTGCGCTAATTAAGGCCACTGAAATACTGAATATTGATGCCGTCAAGCAAGAGCTTCGGGCTTTCTTTGGGGCAAAGTTAAGCCCTAAAGCAGTACAGGCAAACATAGATGCGCTGCAACGTGCTTATGAGGAGGTGCACGGTGAATGA
- a CDS encoding CPBP family intramembrane metalloprotease, whose amino-acid sequence MPKLTYLISFFMMSLLVAYLVFAQPVISKLGYQRFIKLFESGAISRVRYYLNSIMLQWVMVIYILVSLSIGSLPVRDSIGLRLPSGRSAEITIGLLAMSLVFIAAITLRSMGPRYRERVRQSAKLIAPMLPQTSVERGIWIALSSTAGISEEIIYRGFLMFYLLTYLPGIPIITPALISSAIFALGHTYQGITGIIITFLLGIWLAAMYVLTGSLILSMVVHALLDVRILLIWRPDVYSESE is encoded by the coding sequence ATGCCAAAACTAACGTATCTAATATCGTTTTTTATGATGAGCCTGTTGGTCGCATATCTTGTCTTTGCGCAGCCAGTCATTAGCAAGTTAGGTTATCAAAGATTTATAAAATTATTCGAATCAGGCGCTATATCGCGCGTCCGCTACTATTTGAACTCTATAATGCTGCAATGGGTCATGGTAATCTATATCCTTGTATCTCTTAGTATAGGTTCGCTACCGGTTAGGGATAGTATCGGCCTTAGATTGCCATCTGGGAGGTCGGCAGAGATAACAATCGGTCTCTTAGCTATGAGTCTAGTTTTTATAGCAGCTATCACGCTGAGGTCGATGGGTCCGAGGTATCGCGAAAGGGTTCGGCAATCTGCAAAACTTATTGCCCCGATGCTTCCTCAGACAAGCGTGGAGCGAGGAATTTGGATTGCTCTTTCCAGCACAGCCGGAATTAGTGAGGAAATCATTTACCGTGGGTTTCTTATGTTTTATCTATTAACATATCTTCCTGGAATCCCAATAATTACGCCAGCACTAATCTCCTCGGCCATTTTCGCTCTGGGTCATACCTATCAAGGTATTACAGGCATAATAATCACATTTTTGCTTGGTATCTGGCTTGCTGCTATGTATGTATTGACTGGGAGCCTTATCCTATCGATGGTTGTCCACGCGCTCTTGGATGTAAGAATTTTACTTATCTGGAGGCCTGATG
- a CDS encoding SHOCT domain-containing protein: MWGWGHAYGPGFGFGGLAAMFMMFVFWALVIGGIVLAIRYLSGQNRNVLTQVSATHSALDILKERYARGEIDKEEYETKKKDLMS, from the coding sequence ATGTGGGGCTGGGGTCATGCATACGGTCCTGGATTTGGTTTTGGGGGGCTTGCAGCAATGTTTATGATGTTTGTTTTTTGGGCTCTTGTTATAGGCGGCATAGTTCTTGCTATAAGGTATTTAAGCGGGCAGAATCGCAATGTGTTGACACAAGTTAGTGCTACACACAGCGCATTAGATATTCTTAAAGAGCGATATGCAAGAGGCGAAATAGACAAAGAAGAATACGAGACCAAAAAGAAGGACCTTATGAGTTAA
- a CDS encoding glycosyltransferase family 2 protein yields the protein MVSRAQAARQPKHVATEKRVSVVIPAYNEEKHIVSTLRDVHEYLTRKKEPFEIIVVDDGSSDGTAFLVRRIATELGCIKLITYSPNRGKGYAVKRGVLSASGKYILISDADLSTPIDESDKLIALCRESADIVFGSRGLADSKIETRQTFSRFLMGRIFNLMVRVIALPGVYDTQCGFKCLKKDAAHSLFDSLVTNRFAFDVELLMRAKREGYVIKEVPIRWRDIQPSTVRPLSDAIEMFIHLLKIRRLLKK from the coding sequence ATGGTTTCACGAGCACAAGCAGCAAGACAACCTAAGCATGTTGCTACCGAGAAACGTGTTTCTGTTGTTATTCCCGCCTATAACGAGGAAAAGCATATTGTTTCCACGCTTAGAGATGTACACGAATACTTAACCCGTAAAAAGGAACCATTTGAGATTATTGTAGTCGATGACGGGAGTTCCGACGGTACTGCCTTTCTCGTGCGCCGTATAGCCACAGAGCTGGGCTGCATCAAACTTATAACGTACTCCCCAAATCGAGGTAAAGGTTACGCGGTCAAGCGCGGCGTGCTTTCAGCAAGCGGAAAATATATCTTAATTTCGGACGCCGATCTCTCCACACCTATTGATGAGTCGGATAAACTTATCGCCCTATGCAGGGAATCGGCGGATATTGTTTTCGGCTCCCGAGGTCTTGCAGATTCCAAAATCGAAACTCGGCAAACATTTTCCCGCTTTTTAATGGGTCGCATATTTAACCTGATGGTAAGAGTGATTGCCCTACCAGGAGTTTACGATACACAATGCGGATTTAAGTGCCTGAAAAAGGATGCAGCGCACAGTCTTTTTGATTCACTGGTTACTAATCGATTTGCTTTTGATGTAGAACTACTAATGAGAGCAAAAAGGGAAGGTTATGTTATAAAGGAAGTTCCGATACGTTGGAGGGATATCCAACCATCCACGGTACGCCCGTTAAGCGATGCTATAGAAATGTTCATCCATCTCCTGAAAATACGCAGGCTTTTAAAAAAATAA